A segment of the Sphingobacterium oryzagri genome:
ACCTCTGGATTGATGCGGGTATTTTTGCTTCGCATCTGGGCTTTGAAAGCGCGATAGGTAAGGATAACTGGACGCTTACACGCAGTTTATTTGCCGATAATTCGCCTTATTATGAGGCTGGCGCTAAGATCTCGTATACTTCGCCTAGCGGCCGTTGGTTTCTCAGTGGTTTGCTGCTCAACGGCTGGCAGCGTATACAACGGGTAGACGGGAACACAACGCCTGCTTTTGGTCACCAGATCGTCTACAAGCCGAGCGATAAACTGACGTTAAACAGCAGCTCATTCGTGGGCAATGATAAGGCCGATAGTGTTAGGCAAATGCGCTATTTTCATAACTTTTACGCTATTTATCAGCTTAGCACGCACTTTGCTATCACCGTCGGCTTTGATATTGGTATGGAGCAGAAAGAAAAGGGTAGCAGGAGCTATAACACTTGGTATACGCCTGTGCTGCTGACCAAATATGCGCCAACGGCTAAATTTAGCTTGACCGCAAGGGGTGAATATTATAGCGATGCGCATGGCGTAATTATCGCTGCGAGCGATACACCCGGTGGATTTGATACTTTTGGTTATTCGTTGAACGCGGATTATGCTATCTTCGATCATGTGGTTTGGCGAGCGGAACTGCGTAACCTGCAAGCAAAGCGGGACACTTTTCCGGATCGATCGGGCGTGTTGAACAACAATAGCCCGACTATCGCCACGGCTATTGCTGTTAGTTTTTAGCAACGGTTTTCGTTTTCCTTGCGGTGCTTCAACAGCCTGCGAGGAATTTTTGTAGGATTATAGTGTGTAGCAAATGGAAGAACGAAAGAGCGCGGAACACTTTATGGAGCTGGTGACCCGATCTAGAAGGGGAAAGTTCAAACTGTATGTCGGCATGAGTGCAGGCGTAGGAAAAACATACCGCATGTTGCAGGAAGCGCATCTCTTGCTTAAAAACGGTATTGACGTGAAAATAGGTTATATTGAAACGCACGGACGTAAGGAAACACAGGCGCTGCTGGATGGCTTGCCACAGATTGCATTAAGAAGGCTGTTTTACAAAGGTAAAGAGTTGGAAGAGTTGGATGTCGATGCGCTGTTGCAGATTCGGCCAGAGGTGGTTCTAATCGATGAACTCGCGCATAGTAATATTGAGGGTAGTAAGAACGACAAACGTTGGCAGGACGTGTTGGAAATCTTGGCGGCCGGAGTCAATGTCATTAGTGCGGTTAATATACAGCATCTGGAAAGTCTGCATGACGAGATTCTGGCGATTACGGGCGTAGATGTCAGCGAGCGGGTGCCAGATAGTGTTATCGACCAGGCGGACGACGTCGTCAATATTGATCTTACGGCGGAGGAACTCATTACGCGTTTACGTGAGGGAAAAATTTATGACGCGTCAAAAATTCCGGCGGCGTTAAACAACTTCTTTAAAAATGACCATATCTTGCAGCTGCGCGAATTGGCTTTAAAAGAAGTGGCCTCGCAGGTGCAGCGCAAGGTGGAGACCGAGGTTGTGCACGAACGCCCGGTAAGGAAGGAATGCTTTATGGCTTGCATAAGCTCGAATGAAAAGACTGCGAGAACGGTTATCCGCAAAACAGCGCGACTTGCCGGCTATTATAACAGCCGTTGGTTTGTGCTTTACGTCCAACTGCCGAAAGAACGTGCCGATCGAATAGCGCTGGATAAACAACGGCATTTGATCAATAACTTTAAGTTGGCGAGCACACTTGGCGCAGAGATTATCAAGCTGGAGGGTCGCCATATCGTGCGTGAGATTATGGCGCAGTGCGAACTTCGGAAAATCAGCACGGTGTGTATTGGTAAACCACACCTTTCGTTGGGCAGGCTTATCCTCGCGAGTGATACTTTTCGGGTACTGCTGCGGAAGCTGGCGAACGAAAATATTGATTTAGTGATCTTATCTTAGGAAAAAATTAAGCATTGGGGAAGCGATGAAAATAAAAACGAAATTGATTGTTGCGGTGGGCACCCTGTTTTTGATGGTGTTTTTGCTAGCCGCGTTAAGTGGCTGGTACATCAACCAATTGAAAAAGGACACGAATAGTATTCTGGCAGCTAACTACAATAGTTTGCTATATACGCGAAATATGTTACTGGCTTTGGATGAGCTGCCAAGAGACCCGCAAGCGTTTATTCGCTTTCAGGAAAACTTGACCAAACAGCAGCACAATATTACCGAAGTAGGCGAACGGGAGGCTACCGGGGCTATTGCTGCATATTTTGAAGCGGTAAAGCGTGATCCAGATAATACCGCTGCCAAATCAAACATTCGAAAGGCCAGCGACGATTTGATGCGTCTGAACATGGATGCCATTGCCTTGAAAAGTGGCATTGCAGATCAAACCGCAGAAGATGCGATTATTATTTTGTCGGTAGCGGGCGTGTTGTGCTTTGTGGTTGCCTTTACTTTGTTGATCAATCTGCCCGCCAATGTGGCCAACCCTATTCGAAAACTAACAGCGAGCATCAAGCAGATTGCTGCCGAAAATTACCGGGAACGGGTGCATTTTAGTGGGGGCGATGAGTTTTCCGAACTCGCGCGTTCGTTTAACACGATGGCCGAAAAGTTGGAAGAATATTCGGAAAGTCGACTGGATGATGTTTTGCAGGCTAAAAAGCGCATCGAGACCTTGGTCGATAATATGCATGACCCGGTGATTGGGGTTGATGAGCATCGACAGGTGATTTTTATTAATGAAGAAGCGTTGAAAGTTACCGCTTTGCGCAGTGCCGATGTTTTAAACAAGTCGGTTACCGAACTTGCTTTGCACAATGATCTGCTGCGCGATATTTTTAAGGATGTCGATACACCAGCAACAGGGCAACAATTTGACTATACCATAAAGATATACGCTGATAAAAAACAGAGCTACTTTGAGAAAGACGTCGTTGATATCAACATTGTACCCACCGGCGAGCAGGCGCTGAAATACATAGGGCAAGTTATTATCCTCAAAAATATTACGCCTTTTAAGGAAATGGATTTGGCAAAAACCAATTTTATAGGCACCGTCTCCCATGAATTTAAAACCCCCATAGCGGCTATACAGATGAGCGTGCAGCTGTTGCGAAATGACCGGATTGGGAGCTTGAATGGCGAACAAAAGCAGCTGCTGGAAGGTATAAAAGAAGATTCGGATCGACTTTTGGCTATTACAAAAGAGCTGTTAACCATGACACAGGTAGATAGCGGCGCGATTCAATTGAATGTGCACGAGTCGGCCGTAGTTCCCATGTTGGAATATGCGGTGAAGGCCAATCGCGTTGCTGCCGAGCACAAACAGGTCGTGCTGCAAGTGACGGTCGGCGATGGTATTGAAAAAGTTTGGGCAGATAATGAAAAAACAGCCTGGGTATTGACGAATTTTGTTTCTAATGCCATTCGGTATTCCCACGAAAATACAACGGTGCAGATCCGTGTGGATCAGGTAGGTCATCGGATTCGATTTTCCGTTATCGATCAGGGGCAGGGCATCGAACCTAAGTATATCGATCGTATATTTGAACGTTATTTTCGTGTGCCCGGAGCGCGACGTGGGGGCACGGGTTTAGGACTGAGCATCAGTAAAGAATTTATTGAAGCGCAGGGTGGCGAGATCTCGGTTGAAAGCGAGTTTGGAGCCGGCAGTTGCTTTTTCTTTTATTTAAAAAGTGCATAATGAGTAAGGTTTTATTGATTGACGACGAGCAAAAGCTTCGCCAGCTCGTGGGGCGTATCATTGGCATCGAAGGTGAGGGATTTACCGTGTTAGAGGCGGAGAGTCTAAAGCAGGCTACGGCTGTGCTCACGCGTGAGGATATCGACGTGGTCATCTGTGATGTTAAGCTGCCCGACGGCAGCGGCCTGGATTTTATACCAACGATTAAAAAGTTGTGCCCTTTCTCGGAGATTATTTTGTTTACGGCATTTGGCAATATTCCAGATGGCGTGTTTGCGATCAAATCCGGTGCTTTTGACTACCTCACGAAAGGCGATGATAATTTAAAGATTGTACCGCTATTGCACCGCGCTGCAGAAAAAGTAGCTTTAGCCAAGCGTGTCGCTGTTTTGGAAGCAAAAACGATCAAAAAGTATGCGTTTGATGCGGTGGTCGGGCAGTCTCCTGCCATCCAGCAGGCTATCACGCTCGCCAAAAAAGTTGCGCCTTTAGAAACGTCTGTACTATTGCTCGGCGAGACGGGTACAGGTAAAGAGGTATTTGCCAATGCTATACATTATGAAAGTCCGCGGCAGCAAAAGAGTTTTGTAGCCATCAATTGCTCCGCTTTTAGTCGGGATTTGCTGGAAAGCGAACTATTTGGTTATCGCGCAGGAGCTTTTACAGGTGCAAAAGCTGATAAAAAGGGCTTGATCGAAGAAGCCGATAAAGGCACCTTGTTTCTTGACGAAATAGGCGAGATGGCCATTGATCTGCAAGCCAAATTACTCCGTTTATTAGAGTCTGGCGAATACCTTAAAATCGGTGATACCCGCCCCAGCAAGGTAAATATCCGGGTCATCGCAGCTACAAACCGCGTGCTCGAAGAAGAGATCGAAAAGGGTACTTTTCGTGCAGATTTGTATTATCGCTTAGCTACATTCCGCTTGGCTTTGCCGCCGTTGCGCGAGCGGATGGAAGATATACCTGCCATTGCGCAAATTTTTGCGCAGCGTTTTGGTCTTAAAATAGGACGTAGAGAAATGACGCTCAGCACGGAATTTATTGCTGCTTTAAAACAATATTCCTGGAAGGGAAACATCCGCGAACTAAAAAATTGTATTGAGCGCAGTGTCATTGTCGCAGAAGACACACGACTAACTATACAAGATCTACCCCAGGAAATCATGCAGCAACGGCCCGATGGGGCAGCTACATTCGCTTTAGCCGCGGTGGAACGCGCGCATATCCAAAAAGTATGGACACTTACGCGTGGTAACAAAACGGAAACCGCACGCTTGCTAGAAATAGGCTTGTCTACTTTGTATAGAAAGCTGGAGGAATATGGCTTACGCTAAAATTGGTTTTTTAGTTGTTTTCCTTCGTTTAATGAAACGTTGATGATGTTGATCGCGAAGCATCTGTTGAAGCTTGCGTTCACAACTTCACAACTTCTCAAAGCGGTATAAAACGGTCCTTGGATTCGAGGGCGTGATCGGATGATGAGTACTTGTTATTGACCTCAGCGAGGTCATATATTTATAGCAAAAGATGGTGATTTTGTTTTCGACTCCGGCGGAGTCGTATGTCGCTATTGTCCCTTTCCGGGACGGGGACTTCCTTTTGAAGGCCAAAAGGAAGCAAAAGCCTTTTGTTTCATCGAGGCGATTTGTCGCACCATCCTTTCCGCACAAGCCAATTGCCGCTCAGGCTAGAAATCTTGATAAAAAATCTTTTTGTTTTTTTATCAAGATTTCTCATGCCTTCCCATCGCACAACCTGCGTCAATTGCTTGTTTTCCATCGCTTGATGAAACGTTGATGACGTTAATCGCGTAGCGTTTATTGACGCTTGCATTCACAATTTCGCATGGCGATAATCTATTGTTTTTGACCTCAGCGAGGTCATATATTTATAGCAAAAGATGGTGATTTTGTTTTCGACTCCGGCGGAGTCGTATATCGCTATTGTCCCTTTCCGGGACGGGGACTTCCTTTTGAAGGCCAAAAGGAAGCAAAAGCCTTTTGTTTCATCGAGGCGATCTGTCGCACATATCCCTCGCGCACAAGCCAATTGCCGCGCAGGCTAGAAATTGTTATAAAAAATCCTTTTGTATTTTTTTATAACAATTTCTCATGCCTTCCCATCGCGCAACCTGCGTCAATTGCTTGTTTCCCATCGCTTGATGAAACGTTGATGACGTTATTTTAATGGCGTTTAATGTCGCGAGCGTTCACAATTTCGGAAATCGATCTTTAAATCAAACGGCCTTGGATTCGACTGCGTGATCGCGAATGGTAATAACCGTTAAAAAGCATCCGCTGTTTGAGCGTAGCGAGTTTCGGATGGTTTAGGTTATTAGTGTTCGTGATAGCATTAAGAATCCTAGCCTTGATTTTTTTGCTTCCTTTTTTTATCAAGAAAAAAAGGAAGGCCTTGCCGCGGCGAGCGGCGGAGAGGTTTGTGGGAGGGGAAAGAAGTCGTATTTATTACGCTTATTTTGTCCCTCGCCGGGGCGGGGCAATACTTTTTGTCTGGACACAAAAAGTATTTAAAAAAGTCCTTGTTTCATCTAGGCGATCTGTCGCACATATCCCTCGCGCACAAGCAAATTGCCGCGCAGGCTAGAAATCTTGATAAAAAATCTTTTTGTTTTTTTATCAAGATTTCTCATGCCTTCCCATCGCACAACCTGCGTCAATTGCTTGTTTCCCATCGCTTGATGAAACCTTGATGATGTTAATCGCGTAGCGTTTATTGACGTTTGTGTTCACAACGCTGCATAGCGAATATTTAAATCAAACGGCCTTGGATTCGACTGCGTGATCGAGAACGGTAATAACCGTTAAAAAGCATCCGCTGTTTGAGCGTAGCGAGTTTCGGATGGTTTAGGTTATTAGTGTTTGAGATAGCATAAAGAATCCTAGCCTTGATTTTATGGACTCTTGTTTTTTTTTTGTGTCCATGAGCTCCTTACAGTCGGTTTTTGCTTCCTTTTTTTATCAAGAAAAAAAGGAAGGCCTTGCCGCGGCGAGCGGCGGAAAGGTTTGTGCGAAGGGAAAAAAATGTTTCGACACCCTTTTTTGTCCCTCGCCGGGACAGGGCAATACTTTTTGTCTGGACACAAAAAGTATTCAAAAAAGTCCTTGTTTCATCGAGGCGATTTGTCGCACGAATCCTCGCTCACAAGCCAATTGCCGCGCAGGCTAGAATGACAGGTCAAATTTTTTTTGAATAAATTTGACCTATAATCCTTATGCCTTCCCATCGCACAACCCGCGTCAATTGCTCGTTTCCCATCGCTTGATGAAACGTTGCTGCCGTTGTTCGCAAGCGTTTATTAACGCAGGCGTTCACAACGCTGCATAGCGATTATAAAATAGTTGACCTCAGCGAGGTCATATATTTATAGCAAAAGATGGTGGTCTTGTTTTCGACTCCAGCGGAGTCGTATATCGCTATTGTCCCTCGCCGGGAGGGGGACTTCCTTTTGAAGGCCAAAAGGAAGCAAAAGCCTTTTGTTTCATCTAGGCGATTTGTCGCACAAATCCTTCGCGCACAAGCCAATTGCCGCTCAGGCTAGAAATTATTATAAAAAAAATTGTGAAGATTTTTTTATAACAATTTCTAATGCCTTCCCTGCACACGACCGGCGTCAATTGCTCGTTTCCCATCGCTTGATGAAACGTTGATGACGTTATTCGAATAGCGTTGGATAACGCGAGTGCTCACAACCTCGCAAAGCGAACATTTAAATCAAACGGCCTTGGATTCGACTGCGTGATCGAGAACGGTAATAACCGTTAAAAAGCATCCGTTGTTTGAGCGTAGCGAGTTTCGGATGGTTTAGGCTATTCACATACGGGATAGCCCTAAGAATCCCAGCCTTGATTTTATGGACTTTTATTTGTTTTTTGTGTCCATGAGCTCCTTACAGTCGGTTTTTGCTTCCTTTTTTTATCAAGAAAAAAAGGAAGGCCTTGCCGCGGCGAGCGGCGGAAAGGTTTGTGCGAAGGGAAAAATACCACATGTATTTGTTAGCACCTTTTGTCCCTCAACCATCACTTCTTTTTTTATTGAGAAGTCGTTCGCTAAAACAAGACGAACGAATATCTATTATCTCCAAATTTCGGAGGGGTGATTAGGGCGGGCAACAAAAAAATCCTGAAGCGGGGAACTTCAGGATTTATCAAACCAATTATTAACCTAAATTATGAAATTATGAAATTTTTAATCTGCTATTTGCTATTTAAAACGAACAGCATCTCGTCTTCGTATAATTACTTAGGTCGTTTAACATTTTTTAACAAAAGACGATCTTTTTATGATGTAGGATCTTCCCGTAGATTTTGACCAAGAAATATTTCGTTTTTCTGATCAGATGATAGCGCGATAAAGCGTTCGTAATGCTTTAGCACATCGCTGATCATCTCATTTTTTGTGAAATATTGTATATCATATCCCGCTCTGTTATCGCCGAAATACGTATGTGGCACGTAGGTTTGTTCATCCAAAATATCCGGAGCATTATCTTCATTGCGTAGGTAGTCGGATACGTTTTTCGACTGATTTTTAACCCCGTAAATAAAATCAGACATATTTTCGTGCTGTATTTTTATTTCTACGTAGTAAGGCGATTGCTGTAGCGAACTGGCCAGTTCGGCGATGATGCCATTCTCTTCAAAGGCCAATTTTAATTCTTCAAATGCTGGTTTGATCGTCTGCGCGAGGTATTGGTTGACGTCCTTCTTTTTATGATAAGATACAATACGCTCCAATCGCTCTTTCCAAAACGCGCCAGACCAACTGTGCGTCGAGTGTGAGAGTGGCCGATCGTAATATTCAGAATCGATAAGCAATCCTTTAATTAGGCTGTAGCAAAAGAGTAACATGATAATAGCAAATGGCAAGGCCGTGATCAGCGTCATGGTCTGCAAGGATTGCAGTCCGCCCGCATTCAACAACACCAAGGATACGATAGCCAACATCGCTCCCCAAAAGCTAAGTTGCCATTTGGGCGAATTCGTCGCGTTGTTGCTTGATATATTATTCATGACGTAGATGCCGGAATCTGCAGATGTTACGAAGAAAATGAAGATAATAAATAGCGAGAAAACACTAACAGCCTGCGAAAACGGGAAGTATTCGAAAAATTTAAACAACAACAGATCTGCCTGATCGATCATCGCCGTGATAGCACCGTTTGACTGCTGGTCTAACCAGATGGCGCTGTTGCCAAAAAAGCTCATCCATATGAAATTGAACAAGGTAGGAATCAATAAAACAGCTCCTATAAACTCCCTTATTGTTCTGCCTTTGGATATCTTGGCGATAAATAAGCCTACGTAAGGTGACCAGGATATCCACCAAGCCCAATACAAGATCGTCCAGTTAAAAAACCATTCTTGTCGCTCAGGTTCGTAGGCGTGCGTATTGAAAGTAAGATTAAAAAAGGCGTTAATGTAGTAACCTACACCTTCCGACAGACTTCCAAACAAGTAGGTGGTCGGGCCAAATACCAGCACAAAGAGCAACAGCAACAACGCGCCCACGATGTTTAACTGACTGAGGTATTTAACGCCTTTGGTCACACCAGACGTGGCTGAAAGAATGGATATGGTCATAATGACCAATACAATAATAACCTGATAAGTAAAGCTTGCTTCGGGCAATATACCAATGTGTACCAACCCTGCGCTTAGTTGCATCACACCAAAACCGAGTGTAGTTGTTATACCAAAAAAAGTACTGCAAAGTGCAAACATATCAATCACGTCGCCAGATCGCCCATTGATTTTGTCTTTTAGTAAAGGATAAAAACAGCTGCGTAATGATAAAGGAAGGCGATACCGATAAGTAAAGTAACCCAAACTTAAGCCGACAACGCCGTAAATTGCCCAGGCATGAATGCCCCAGTGAAAAAATGTATATAGTTGGGCATCTTTCGCGCGTTGCTCCAGCGATAAACCGGCAACCGATGGATCAGCGTAATGTGAAATCGGTTCGGCAACGCTAAAATACATCAGGCCGATACCCATCCCTGCGGCAAAAAGCATGGCTATCCAGGAGAAAAAAGAAAATTCTGGTTTGGAATCATTCGCACCTAACTTGATGTTACCATATTTGCTGAAAAACAGGAACAGTAGAAAGAAAACAAACAGTGTAACCACCAATACATACAACCAATTCAGGTTATGAAACAAGATGTTTTTAACGATAGAAAGATAATGTTCCGTTTGAGTAGGAAATAACACCGAAAGTACAGAGGTGCCAACAATAAACAGTAGACTGGGAATGATGATTCCCGGTACAAACGTCGTTTTCAAATTTTTCAAAATAGCGTTTAGCTGCATAGTTTTTGTTTGTGAAGAACTGTTTCTTCCATCTCAACTAACGATCGAGACCTGCGTTTGTTCTTTCTAAAAGAAAATATAAATGGACGCTGCAAGTGACAGTTTAGCCGGATAGCGTTGCAACAGGCCATGGTAAGGAAAGTGTCACGATGCCGTTAGTCGATTGTGTGAAAATAAGTCTCGTTGAAATCGAGTATTCTTTCCTTTAAAGAGTGCAAAGGTATAAAAAAAGGATAATTTTGGCAAGTTTCCCTCGTATTTATCAAATATTGCCTCATCGGTCATCTAACAAAAAGCCGCTCACAGCACTAGGCTGTGAACGGCTTTTTAGGCGTATTCCAAAAAAATGTTGCCTTATAGCACTTCGGCAATAAAGTTGCCAGCTTGGTTGATTAGATCGCGCTTCGCAATAATCTCTCGCAGATTTATTCTACCAGTTACATATTTAAAATCTTGTCCATAGAAGCGCTCGGTGATGCTTTCAAACTGAATTTTTTGCAGAAGCTCGTCATCTTCGTAGCGGAAATACACATTCAACTCGTAGTCTGCGCTGTATTGCAATTGTCCAGCTTCAAGGTGCTTTTTATATTCATAACGGTAACCATAGCGTAAGGCCGTGATATCAGATAGTACCGCCGAACCCGTCGGGTGGCCACCTGCGCCCTTTCCATAAAAAAACTGCTCATCGGCAAATGCCGCCTTAACCAGTACACCATTGTTCTCGTTTTCTACATTGTACAAAATGTTATCCGGGCGAACAAACTTAGGCAATACATACAGTACCACTTGGTTGTTGGCAATCTCTTTGGCCAGCGGCAGTAATTTTATTTTATACCCTTTTTCTTTCGCGAAGCGAATATCTTGGTCGGCCAGCTTATCAATACCGAGGTTCAATATAGTCTCCGGATCAACGTAAATACCGTAAGCATGTGAGGCCACAATTGCCAGCTTATATTTCGGATCGTAACCACCGACATCCAGCGTCGGGTCTGTCTCCGCAAATCCCAGTTCCTGCGCCTTTTTCAATGCCGCGTCATAGCTTTGCCCTTCGTTAAATATTTTAGAAAGGATATAATTGGATGAACCATTAAAAATACCGCTTACCGAATGCAGCAGTTCATTGTCATAGTATTCTTCCAGGTTTCGGATAATCGGAATACTTCCACATACAGCGCCCTCGTACAGCAGCGAGGTGCCGTGTTCATGCTGTATCTCGGCTAGTTCTTCCAAATGTGTAGCGATCATCTTCTTATTGGCCGAAACCACGTTTTTCCCCGAGCTAAGTGCACGCTTCGTGAACGCAAAGGCCGCATCTGCATCATCAATAAGCTCAACCACCGTATTGATCTGCGGGTCGGCTAAGATCGCTTCCGGATCCGTGCTGAACAGCTCTGCCGGTAGGCTTCTTTTTTTGTCGGCATTCTTGATGACGAATTTTTTGATTTCCAGGTTTAACTTTTTTGTTTTTATAATATCATATAGGCCTTGTCCCACGACGCCGAAGCCGAACATGCCTATGATTAATTTCTCACTCATTTTTTTGGTATATCTAATCGTTTATTGTTTTCTCTTTTACTTTATTATAACAGGGTGTTTTCTTTATTTAATGTTATCAAATGCTGCTTGCAGATCATCTTTAATATCATCTACATGCTCTATCCCGACTGATAGGCGCAGCTGTC
Coding sequences within it:
- a CDS encoding porin codes for the protein MNKIVWLASVLLGFTKTLCAQEQPSNPLTISGYAETYYLYDFNNPLNNSRPGFVYSHNRNNEVSVNLAFIKAAYNTQTVRANLALAAGSYMNANYAAEPGVLKNIYEANAGLKISQQHNLWIDAGIFASHLGFESAIGKDNWTLTRSLFADNSPYYEAGAKISYTSPSGRWFLSGLLLNGWQRIQRVDGNTTPAFGHQIVYKPSDKLTLNSSSFVGNDKADSVRQMRYFHNFYAIYQLSTHFAITVGFDIGMEQKEKGSRSYNTWYTPVLLTKYAPTAKFSLTARGEYYSDAHGVIIAASDTPGGFDTFGYSLNADYAIFDHVVWRAELRNLQAKRDTFPDRSGVLNNNSPTIATAIAVSF
- a CDS encoding sensor protein KdpD, with translation MEERKSAEHFMELVTRSRRGKFKLYVGMSAGVGKTYRMLQEAHLLLKNGIDVKIGYIETHGRKETQALLDGLPQIALRRLFYKGKELEELDVDALLQIRPEVVLIDELAHSNIEGSKNDKRWQDVLEILAAGVNVISAVNIQHLESLHDEILAITGVDVSERVPDSVIDQADDVVNIDLTAEELITRLREGKIYDASKIPAALNNFFKNDHILQLRELALKEVASQVQRKVETEVVHERPVRKECFMACISSNEKTARTVIRKTARLAGYYNSRWFVLYVQLPKERADRIALDKQRHLINNFKLASTLGAEIIKLEGRHIVREIMAQCELRKISTVCIGKPHLSLGRLILASDTFRVLLRKLANENIDLVILS
- a CDS encoding HAMP domain-containing sensor histidine kinase; the encoded protein is MKIKTKLIVAVGTLFLMVFLLAALSGWYINQLKKDTNSILAANYNSLLYTRNMLLALDELPRDPQAFIRFQENLTKQQHNITEVGEREATGAIAAYFEAVKRDPDNTAAKSNIRKASDDLMRLNMDAIALKSGIADQTAEDAIIILSVAGVLCFVVAFTLLINLPANVANPIRKLTASIKQIAAENYRERVHFSGGDEFSELARSFNTMAEKLEEYSESRLDDVLQAKKRIETLVDNMHDPVIGVDEHRQVIFINEEALKVTALRSADVLNKSVTELALHNDLLRDIFKDVDTPATGQQFDYTIKIYADKKQSYFEKDVVDINIVPTGEQALKYIGQVIILKNITPFKEMDLAKTNFIGTVSHEFKTPIAAIQMSVQLLRNDRIGSLNGEQKQLLEGIKEDSDRLLAITKELLTMTQVDSGAIQLNVHESAVVPMLEYAVKANRVAAEHKQVVLQVTVGDGIEKVWADNEKTAWVLTNFVSNAIRYSHENTTVQIRVDQVGHRIRFSVIDQGQGIEPKYIDRIFERYFRVPGARRGGTGLGLSISKEFIEAQGGEISVESEFGAGSCFFFYLKSA
- a CDS encoding sigma-54-dependent transcriptional regulator, yielding MSKVLLIDDEQKLRQLVGRIIGIEGEGFTVLEAESLKQATAVLTREDIDVVICDVKLPDGSGLDFIPTIKKLCPFSEIILFTAFGNIPDGVFAIKSGAFDYLTKGDDNLKIVPLLHRAAEKVALAKRVAVLEAKTIKKYAFDAVVGQSPAIQQAITLAKKVAPLETSVLLLGETGTGKEVFANAIHYESPRQQKSFVAINCSAFSRDLLESELFGYRAGAFTGAKADKKGLIEEADKGTLFLDEIGEMAIDLQAKLLRLLESGEYLKIGDTRPSKVNIRVIAATNRVLEEEIEKGTFRADLYYRLATFRLALPPLRERMEDIPAIAQIFAQRFGLKIGRREMTLSTEFIAALKQYSWKGNIRELKNCIERSVIVAEDTRLTIQDLPQEIMQQRPDGAATFALAAVERAHIQKVWTLTRGNKTETARLLEIGLSTLYRKLEEYGLR
- a CDS encoding BCCT family transporter encodes the protein MQLNAILKNLKTTFVPGIIIPSLLFIVGTSVLSVLFPTQTEHYLSIVKNILFHNLNWLYVLVVTLFVFFLLFLFFSKYGNIKLGANDSKPEFSFFSWIAMLFAAGMGIGLMYFSVAEPISHYADPSVAGLSLEQRAKDAQLYTFFHWGIHAWAIYGVVGLSLGYFTYRYRLPLSLRSCFYPLLKDKINGRSGDVIDMFALCSTFFGITTTLGFGVMQLSAGLVHIGILPEASFTYQVIIVLVIMTISILSATSGVTKGVKYLSQLNIVGALLLLLFVLVFGPTTYLFGSLSEGVGYYINAFFNLTFNTHAYEPERQEWFFNWTILYWAWWISWSPYVGLFIAKISKGRTIREFIGAVLLIPTLFNFIWMSFFGNSAIWLDQQSNGAITAMIDQADLLLFKFFEYFPFSQAVSVFSLFIIFIFFVTSADSGIYVMNNISSNNATNSPKWQLSFWGAMLAIVSLVLLNAGGLQSLQTMTLITALPFAIIMLLFCYSLIKGLLIDSEYYDRPLSHSTHSWSGAFWKERLERIVSYHKKKDVNQYLAQTIKPAFEELKLAFEENGIIAELASSLQQSPYYVEIKIQHENMSDFIYGVKNQSKNVSDYLRNEDNAPDILDEQTYVPHTYFGDNRAGYDIQYFTKNEMISDVLKHYERFIALSSDQKNEIFLGQNLREDPTS
- a CDS encoding homoserine dehydrogenase encodes the protein MSEKLIIGMFGFGVVGQGLYDIIKTKKLNLEIKKFVIKNADKKRSLPAELFSTDPEAILADPQINTVVELIDDADAAFAFTKRALSSGKNVVSANKKMIATHLEELAEIQHEHGTSLLYEGAVCGSIPIIRNLEEYYDNELLHSVSGIFNGSSNYILSKIFNEGQSYDAALKKAQELGFAETDPTLDVGGYDPKYKLAIVASHAYGIYVDPETILNLGIDKLADQDIRFAKEKGYKIKLLPLAKEIANNQVVLYVLPKFVRPDNILYNVENENNGVLVKAAFADEQFFYGKGAGGHPTGSAVLSDITALRYGYRYEYKKHLEAGQLQYSADYELNVYFRYEDDELLQKIQFESITERFYGQDFKYVTGRINLREIIAKRDLINQAGNFIAEVL